The DNA window CATTATACGATTTTTCAATACGATCCCAACGATTATCGCGGTCCATGGCATAAAATCTTCCCGCGAGTGATGCTATTTTACCGATTCCCAAATCTTCAATTCTGCGCTTTAATTGCAGTATGAATTCTTCCGCGGTATTTTTTGCTGTATCACGACCGTCTAAAAAAGCGTGAATAAAAACATTTTGCAGTCCATTATCTTTGCAGAGCTCGAGCAGAGCATACAGATGCTCCTCTGAACTATGGACTCCACCGTCGGATACCAGACCCATAATATGCAGAGCTGAATTATTATCCTTCACATGTTTAACTGCGGAAAGAAATGCCTCATTTTTGAAAAAACTGCTGTCAGCTATTGATTTTATTATCCTTGGCAATGACTGATATACTATTCTGCCGGTACCGATGCTAAGATGACCGACTTCCGAATTACCCATTTCTCCCCATGGCAAACCTACCAACTCTCCGGAAGACTGCAAGGCCATCGTAGGATAAGTGGATACTATTTTATCTAAATTTGGCGTTACCGCGACACTAATTGCATTTCCACGTCGTGGCGGGGCAATACCAAATCCGTCAATAATAATCAAAGTGACAAAATCAGCGTTCATTAAAGCAGGCTTTTTAGTTTCATTAGTTTTGGCTTTTCAATATTCATAATTTCTAAAATAGTTGGTGCGACATTTCCCAATACACCTTCCGGCAGATTTTTCCTTTTCGTGATTTTTTTATCGGAACTGACTATAATAAACGGAACAGGATTGGAAGAATGTTTTGTATCAACTTCTCCGGTTTTCAGATTGATCATGTCTTCGGCATTACCATGATCAGCTGTGATGATAACCGTTCCTTTCTGTTTTTGCACCTGCTGAACTATTCTGCCGATGCATTTGTCAGTAAATTCGACGCCTTTGACTGTCGCCTCCAGATTTCCGGTATGTCCTACCATATCCGGATTGGCAAAATTTAAGGCAATAAAATCCTGTGACTTTGTTTTGAGTTTTTGCAGAACAATACTGGTTATTTTTCCGGCACTCATTTCTGGTTTTTCATCAAAATGTTTTACGGATGTAGACGGTACGGTGATTCTATTCTCTCCGCCCACAGGATCTGAATAACCGCCGTTAAAGAAATAGGTCATATGCGCATACTTTTGCCCTTCAGCAACATATAATTGACGTACATTCCGTAGAGCCATCGGCAATGTATCCCTGATATCCATGGAAGGATAAGCGGTCAGCATTCCCTCAAGATCGGGTCCGAAATCAGTCATGGCCACAAAAATAATATTTTTTAAAACCTTTTTCCGCTCAAAGCTTTTTGAATTCTTTGTGTTGAATTTATTTTGGATAAATGGCTTAGCTAACTGACGCGCCCTGTCTGAACGCAGATTATAGAAAATCACCGAGTCGTTGTCAGAAATCGGTTTACCGCCTTTCATAATACTTGGCGTGACGAATTCATCCGTCTCCCCCCTGTTGTATGCCTGCAAAATTGCCTGCTGTGGACTGTCAGTTTTTAGACCTTCCCCCAATACTAGGGCGTTATATGCCCGCTGGGTAATATCCCAGTTTTTTGTCCGGTCCAAATAGTATCGTCCCATCACTGTAGAAATAATCTCATTTCTATTCAGTTTTTTTTCAATTTTTTTAATCAACTTTATAGCGAAATAGCGGTTAGAATCCCTGCCGTCCGTGAAAAAATGCAGAAAAACATTATATACTCTTTTTCGCCGCGCAAGTTCAATCAGAGCCGTCAAATGGTCCGGACTCATGTGCGGACATTGATCACCGGAGATAATACCCATTAAATGCAGATTGGATTTATATTTGTTTACATGTTGCACCGCCTCCGAAAAACCTGGATTCCGATAGAACGTACCATTAATGATGCTTTTTGTGATAATAACAGAATCCTGATCCACAATTCTGCCGGCGCCAATATTCATATGACCAGCTTCCGAATTACCATCCTGTTTTGCCGGCAGCCCCACATACCTACCATAAGACTTTAGCTTGGTGTGCGGATATTTTTTCCACAAACGGTCCATTACAGGTGTCCTTGCCAGCTCAATCGCATTACTTTCGGAAGCGGGAGCGATCCCCCAGCCGTCGAGCACAATTAAGACAGTAGGTTTATAATGTGATACTTTTTTTCTTTTTATCTTTGTTGGCATTTTTTATTAGTAATCAGTAATTTGGTAATTGGTAACTGGTAATTTGGTAATAAGTAATCTGTAATTAGTAAGTAATGTGTGAATTACCAATTACTTATTACTATCGTTTACTTCCTCCTCAATCTCCATCAGTCGGTTGTATTTAACAATTCTCTCTCCTCGGGAAAGCGAACCGGTTTTAATATATTCCGAATTCACAGCAACACTCAAATCAGCAATAAAAGTATCAGCAGTTTCCCCGGAACGGTGGGATATTACAGTCTTGTATCCGTTTTCCTTCGCTAACCGGATGCAGTCCAGAGTTTCTGTCAGAGTGCCGATCTGATTCAGTTTAATCAGAATGGAGTTGGCGATTCCTTTATCAATACCCTTTTTAAACCGAGTAATATTGGTCACAAATAAATCATCCCCGACCAACATCATTTTATCCTTCAGTTTTTTAGTCATTGACTGCCAGCCGTCCCAGTCGTCTTCAGTCAGCCCATCTTCAATTGAGATAATCGGGTAGCTTGCTTGCCAATCCGCATACATAGTGATCATATCTTCAGCCGTCATACTGTGCTGCTCCGGTTGAATCAGATATTTATTGGAAGATGCGTTATGGAATTCTGAAGCGGCGACATCCAGTGCAAAAGAAACATTTTTTCCTATTTCGTATTGTGTTTTACTGACCGCCATCATGATTAAATTCATTGCCTCCTTATGCGACTGCACTTTCGGTGCAAATCCTCCCTCATCACCCACCATCACTGACAGTTTATTATTTTCTAACACCACTTTTAACGAATGGAAAATTTCAGCTCCCATCCGTACGCATTCTTTGAAACTGTCCGCTTTCGGCACAATCATAAATTCCTGCACGCTCAATTTATTATCGGCATGCTGACCGCCGTTGATAATATTCATCATCGGCAAGGGAAAAGAATACTTCCCCTTTATTTTTGCTAAGTTCCGCAGATATTCATACAAAGGAATTTTTACTGATTTTGCTGATGCCCGGGCATAGGCCAGGGAAACACTCAAAATTGCATTAGCACCAAGTTTAGCTTTATTCTCTGTTGCATCCAACTCAATCATCTTTTTA is part of the Patescibacteria group bacterium genome and encodes:
- the gpmI gene encoding 2,3-bisphosphoglycerate-independent phosphoglycerate mutase — its product is MPTKIKRKKVSHYKPTVLIVLDGWGIAPASESNAIELARTPVMDRLWKKYPHTKLKSYGRYVGLPAKQDGNSEAGHMNIGAGRIVDQDSVIITKSIINGTFYRNPGFSEAVQHVNKYKSNLHLMGIISGDQCPHMSPDHLTALIELARRKRVYNVFLHFFTDGRDSNRYFAIKLIKKIEKKLNRNEIISTVMGRYYLDRTKNWDITQRAYNALVLGEGLKTDSPQQAILQAYNRGETDEFVTPSIMKGGKPISDNDSVIFYNLRSDRARQLAKPFIQNKFNTKNSKSFERKKVLKNIIFVAMTDFGPDLEGMLTAYPSMDIRDTLPMALRNVRQLYVAEGQKYAHMTYFFNGGYSDPVGGENRITVPSTSVKHFDEKPEMSAGKITSIVLQKLKTKSQDFIALNFANPDMVGHTGNLEATVKGVEFTDKCIGRIVQQVQKQKGTVIITADHGNAEDMINLKTGEVDTKHSSNPVPFIIVSSDKKITKRKNLPEGVLGNVAPTILEIMNIEKPKLMKLKSLL
- the eno gene encoding phosphopyruvate hydratase, yielding MTHAVKIKEIFAREILDSRGNPTIEAKVIASDGSIGIAAIPSGSSTGTYEALELRDADPDRYLGKGVLKAVENVNFKIAPVLKEFALGKQEELDKKMIELDATENKAKLGANAILSVSLAYARASAKSVKIPLYEYLRNLAKIKGKYSFPLPMMNIINGGQHADNKLSVQEFMIVPKADSFKECVRMGAEIFHSLKVVLENNKLSVMVGDEGGFAPKVQSHKEAMNLIMMAVSKTQYEIGKNVSFALDVAASEFHNASSNKYLIQPEQHSMTAEDMITMYADWQASYPIISIEDGLTEDDWDGWQSMTKKLKDKMMLVGDDLFVTNITRFKKGIDKGIANSILIKLNQIGTLTETLDCIRLAKENGYKTVISHRSGETADTFIADLSVAVNSEYIKTGSLSRGERIVKYNRLMEIEEEVNDSNK